The following proteins are co-located in the Microbulbifer sp. VAAF005 genome:
- a CDS encoding efflux RND transporter periplasmic adaptor subunit: protein MKNIISKYMVTIKLSLTILLSSSKLFAMDRIPVLVEPVDSWNQFISTNIYCSVAMPPLHQISSHAEAELTHVKPTGSIIRAGELAAKQDDFYLNQEIEIIRTDIETTKIHLNYAEEELGRLVKLRVSDMVSPSHLNNLKLDVDTHRLTKQRLEEQLKIAEYRLKKLKHFAQADSQVLSIEANPGERLNPGQKIMQLLPITTAQVECSIPEEHLDKNDIERNSSFKLEGQDIALRNISYTVHPETQNLNLYFEASREKFQSLLVGQRFEMTVLTSLSSMSQQELITKIPSDAVLLEGHQYKVWAVNSDKRIVSKDIQIIDTLQNHFIVRSTIKPGDLLVVKGHEGLEPNQAVSPTRRTAT from the coding sequence ATGAAAAATATCATTTCTAAATATATGGTTACTATTAAACTCTCCCTAACAATACTTTTGTCTAGCTCAAAACTATTTGCCATGGATAGAATTCCTGTTCTAGTTGAACCGGTAGACTCCTGGAATCAATTTATTAGTACAAATATCTATTGTTCAGTGGCTATGCCCCCTTTACACCAAATATCAAGCCACGCTGAGGCAGAGCTTACACACGTAAAACCAACAGGTTCCATTATCAGAGCAGGCGAACTGGCGGCAAAGCAAGATGACTTTTACCTGAATCAAGAAATTGAAATAATCCGCACAGATATAGAGACTACAAAAATCCACCTTAATTACGCCGAAGAAGAGCTGGGCCGACTAGTAAAGCTTCGAGTATCCGATATGGTATCCCCATCGCACCTAAACAATCTTAAACTAGATGTAGATACCCACAGATTAACTAAGCAAAGACTTGAGGAACAGCTAAAAATAGCTGAGTACCGATTAAAAAAACTGAAGCATTTTGCACAAGCCGATAGCCAGGTATTAAGTATAGAAGCCAACCCTGGGGAACGACTTAATCCGGGACAAAAAATCATGCAGCTGCTTCCCATTACGACGGCCCAAGTTGAATGCAGCATTCCTGAAGAGCATTTAGATAAAAATGACATAGAGCGAAATAGCAGTTTTAAGCTGGAAGGACAAGATATTGCGCTTAGAAATATCAGCTATACAGTTCACCCGGAAACACAGAACCTAAACCTCTATTTTGAAGCGAGTAGAGAGAAATTTCAGTCCTTATTGGTTGGACAGCGTTTTGAGATGACAGTATTGACTTCTCTCTCGAGCATGAGCCAACAAGAGCTTATCACCAAGATTCCAAGTGATGCAGTACTACTCGAAGGCCACCAATATAAAGTTTGGGCTGTGAATAGCGATAAAAGAATTGTTAGTAAAGACATACAAATAATAGATACTCTTCAAAATCACTTTATTGTACGCTCAACGATCAAACCAGGAGATCTATTGGTGGTGAAAGGCCACGAAGGGTTGGAGCCCAATCAAGCTGTCTCTCCAACCAGGAGGACAGCCACGTGA
- a CDS encoding DUF5992 family protein — protein sequence MKLEVAPGFLLFTPAITVADSEFTVQSITTTKDLSGETGTCADSRIKFDSALINGDGNIDAMNRAYSALTAALVSNSKIDVWADDTSDCESATSIDILD from the coding sequence ATGAAGTTGGAAGTTGCCCCAGGCTTCCTATTATTTACACCAGCAATAACAGTCGCCGATTCTGAGTTTACCGTCCAGAGCATAACCACAACCAAAGATCTGTCAGGCGAAACAGGCACTTGTGCGGACTCACGAATCAAGTTCGATTCAGCCCTTATTAATGGTGATGGCAATATTGATGCAATGAACAGAGCTTACTCAGCATTAACCGCTGCATTGGTCTCTAATAGCAAAATAGATGTTTGGGCAGATGACACCAGCGATTGCGAATCAGCCACATCTATTGATATCCTTGACTAG
- a CDS encoding RHS repeat-associated core domain-containing protein, whose product MRDFASMVEFGRVSAGRLVQLVLIMCLMAVSAIANAQYYIYAPSQSSSGSYTVKVNWGYIEHITIKESKQGEGQIREVTLAYGEDLDVSGYSEGVYTYLATVKLIDETNTGRDVTYTDSTEVLKALSSPSSASISDSAGTLGDTIDLTWSAVSGADYYDIEFRVDSGVWQDLDEVDSDQPKSLSVELLHAGSVEFQVQACKFSNYGTGNYICSSGEESEAIDVSLPISALDFSLDNYGYAVFVDDYNSDGFLDYHFYSSERLLILHGDIATPITLPPNPIFTIYGSEPRTWFDGDTHYLEYENISEVLLADAVQLTFGTDYLVGDFDNDGQVDFLFRGESDGELPFIVYGINQFSYPSAADDIENETLAGLVNDRSNSIYIDDVGGNGSDDLIIDSGSSLIADTAYLSVSGMPTTETELIEPELENANIASSLSGTAAVSPSGAATYNLQLELPQGSGGHTPELSLGYSSQGRNGLMGLGWGISGLSVIRYCHRTLVHDDSEVLLGEKDRFCVDGQRLVITSGSYGSVNSTYATELNSFRTFKATGSGSITGFEVTTKGGETAYYTVNSGGDSFVLDKLYDSSGNNAIEYYYIEDSNGFRVDRIEYAFGTGSEANAVIQFEYESRLDFVPENLMVGDYPLKRRLKAISITNNDASFREYNLGYLYESPSTENPPLSRLYSIQQCVGNSCSEATTFDWQVVDALGFSSTEYTTMKFHSNANRFQPGRVADLNGDGMDDYIWFYKNSDEERYLQVALSDGEKWDVQDTNHSIRAYYYLRYDWNLLDYDGDGQLDFIHRQKDNSWAVRLFDGTKFSSTATVIIPSGAGTQSVLSDITGDGLGDLIIRDTDKKGISFYYAQRGQNGVVSYPVSPSKSIAVPDDSTSEVCESSIEIGDLHSMEVIDSDGDGRTEFLVPFTRKCNKTYRDWRKITLSTSIFSGFTQEEANTHNYIWLPADLNHDGLTDMILKDENDDWSYTLSDEGDLDNYIALSEVTGKKVQLVDFNHDGFLDIVWPGDQLKVKLWNGNGFDGVIETSISAGSGDSIHATYADINGDGFQEYARIYDGESNHYVNFYAPNASYSANNVIKAVNGGLGEESTFTYKPLTDTSVYVKGQGAALLDYESPVFDIGGTSYIVSQLEFSMPTASSANNTEQLTYNYEGLRFQGGGRGSLGFEKITTTDSRTGYTTTTFAQEFPYIGMPLSVKRYTPQGKLLYSQANTLAKRGSSTAPYWPYTQESTEVFYLLKSDGAAAGSKYKTVVTENTYDDYGNLEESTVSTKNAAGGVVQKVVQENGFDGETWYREKGRVTSTKITTTRGSDVETREVSFEYYPEGGSQYGLLKAEHIEPEYSGEDAAEIKLSTTYTYDDYANRLSTTKKATEQASEPSRTSYSEYDADKRYVDKVRDSDNRLLSEVVSRDDMGLPTKTRTYLDASASSYVTTTYEYDAFGRETYRATDGAPSVTTEYGICSGSECSHSDAATYVVATSETGAYSTTYFDMLGRQLRQESTGLTQSQIIVTDTEYDELGRVERQSEPYTKGTVAEYWTTNYYDLNSRITSVELPDSNTVSNSELTLENNLVVATSTNPGSQNRTEKTNVLGEAVYIQDHYQGTVEYQYDPVGNVTEVISHGRSSENLGITITANYDARGRKVAMSDPDKGDWTYTYNAFGDLVEQEDGKQQRTVTEYDHYGRPLSRTDYTAAGSEEGHTRWYYDDKDAAGVSVANALGKVTAVVMSASANDEQCYTGTAHYCAIYSYNSLGQQTAVATGLGTVGNEEFFASSVGYDSFGRPQYQYDVLDGEVSNGANGITSGIQEHYTNTGALEYVTDLNTGREVYRVLSSNSRGQVTDFDINSGGVRISNGYDSATGRLLSQKADNSASATTVQQMAYGWDAVGNLVSRNNQRTGKKESFCYDNLNRLLQVNANTTSTSSCNSDATDTQYQYDSIGNILSKDGAAYLYESAKPHAVTKAAGVDYAYNDSNGNLTSDSTGRAFTYTTFDKPSLITNTQSGDSTTFTYGPDRARYQRVDTRSDGEVVTTLYLGGVERIHYQSEGSYHWKRYLPGGAVFTYETNGAYEQQSLTERYLLTDHIGSTDVVLDENGNVLESQSMAFDPWGKRRDSDWDSLEISDLIGSNYQLMDSLNEVTTHGFTGHEMVDALGIIHMNGRIYDPNLGRFLQADPMIDGVEDTQGYNRYSYVKGNPLTLTDPTGYYSWGDFKKDTKEVWDSIARRGVQVGTDSNGNYSFSIGQNPDHAGFWAPQGAGGAQAPEGASSATFARDNNDSVEFYEYSGQGGYQNGGGFDGQVSLLVTGHLITQSSERISSKGLPPWASKVSNVVDLNLVTTADDKMGGLPQDKREFVRLLEQEIINVYLHIADRRVEALVSGDTQLADDFSKAMYGMRIASWKYVNQRGDGGKEAEADTVMQRVRIGEEVYLRAGEVSITFYSGSYDAYVDGSEAVRSAGYFVDLKPGLHAVRGLITHEVGHTVPRNMITERKKLSEKSRERAADAFLQKVYPGVY is encoded by the coding sequence GTGAGAGATTTTGCTTCAATGGTAGAGTTCGGTCGGGTATCGGCTGGCCGGTTAGTTCAGTTGGTGTTAATAATGTGCTTGATGGCAGTCTCAGCGATTGCAAACGCACAATACTATATTTATGCCCCATCACAATCCTCAAGTGGCAGCTATACGGTTAAAGTAAACTGGGGATATATAGAACATATAACGATCAAGGAGTCAAAGCAGGGTGAGGGGCAAATCCGGGAAGTAACCCTTGCTTATGGCGAAGATCTTGACGTGAGTGGCTATAGTGAGGGTGTTTATACCTATCTGGCTACAGTTAAGCTGATAGATGAAACAAATACCGGTAGGGATGTCACTTACACGGATAGCACTGAAGTACTCAAAGCCTTGTCATCCCCCTCTAGTGCTTCTATTAGCGATTCCGCAGGTACGCTCGGCGATACAATTGATCTCACTTGGAGTGCGGTTTCTGGCGCAGATTACTACGATATAGAGTTTCGAGTGGATTCTGGCGTATGGCAGGATCTAGATGAGGTGGATTCCGATCAGCCTAAATCTCTGAGTGTTGAGCTGCTACACGCAGGGTCGGTAGAATTTCAGGTACAGGCGTGTAAATTCAGTAATTACGGCACTGGGAATTATATCTGTAGTAGCGGTGAGGAGTCTGAGGCAATTGATGTCTCTTTGCCTATATCTGCTCTAGATTTCTCATTGGATAACTACGGCTATGCCGTCTTTGTTGATGACTACAACAGTGACGGTTTCTTGGATTATCACTTTTACAGTAGTGAAAGGCTTCTCATTTTACATGGTGACATTGCCACTCCTATTACGTTGCCCCCCAACCCAATCTTTACTATTTATGGTTCCGAGCCTAGAACTTGGTTTGATGGGGATACCCATTATCTGGAATATGAAAATATTTCTGAAGTCCTATTGGCTGACGCGGTCCAACTAACCTTCGGAACTGATTACCTGGTAGGTGATTTTGATAACGATGGACAGGTTGATTTCCTGTTCCGTGGTGAATCAGATGGGGAATTGCCATTCATTGTTTATGGTATTAATCAGTTCAGCTACCCCTCTGCAGCTGACGATATTGAAAATGAAACCTTGGCAGGGTTGGTTAATGATCGTAGTAATAGTATTTACATTGATGATGTAGGTGGTAATGGATCAGATGACCTTATTATTGATTCTGGAAGTAGTCTAATAGCAGATACCGCCTACTTATCAGTTTCTGGCATGCCTACCACAGAAACTGAACTTATTGAGCCTGAGCTGGAAAATGCAAATATTGCTAGTAGTCTCTCAGGTACTGCAGCCGTCTCCCCTTCTGGGGCTGCAACCTATAATTTGCAGTTAGAACTTCCTCAAGGTTCAGGTGGCCATACTCCCGAACTGTCCCTTGGCTATTCTAGCCAAGGTAGAAATGGCTTAATGGGGTTAGGTTGGGGAATCTCAGGCCTTTCTGTTATCCGTTATTGCCATCGGACCTTAGTGCATGATGACTCAGAGGTGCTGCTTGGTGAAAAAGACCGCTTCTGTGTGGATGGACAGCGTTTGGTTATTACTAGTGGTAGCTACGGATCTGTTAATTCTACTTATGCGACTGAACTAAATAGCTTCCGCACCTTTAAGGCTACTGGCAGCGGCAGTATTACAGGATTTGAGGTAACGACCAAAGGTGGTGAGACCGCTTACTACACAGTTAACAGTGGGGGCGACTCATTTGTCCTCGATAAGCTTTACGATAGTTCGGGCAATAACGCCATAGAATACTATTACATAGAAGATAGTAATGGCTTTAGAGTTGACCGCATAGAGTATGCTTTTGGCACTGGCTCTGAAGCAAATGCAGTTATTCAGTTTGAATACGAGAGCCGCTTGGACTTTGTTCCCGAGAATCTCATGGTGGGTGATTACCCATTGAAACGCCGCCTTAAGGCGATCTCTATTACTAATAATGACGCTAGTTTCAGGGAGTATAACCTTGGCTACTTATATGAATCGCCAAGCACTGAAAACCCTCCCCTAAGTCGCCTATACAGTATTCAACAGTGTGTTGGGAATAGTTGTTCAGAGGCAACTACTTTTGACTGGCAGGTAGTAGACGCCCTTGGATTTAGTTCCACAGAGTATACAACCATGAAGTTCCATTCCAATGCCAACAGGTTCCAGCCTGGGCGTGTTGCTGACTTGAATGGCGATGGAATGGACGATTATATTTGGTTCTATAAGAACAGTGATGAAGAGCGATACCTACAGGTTGCTTTGTCAGATGGCGAGAAGTGGGATGTTCAGGACACCAACCACTCAATAAGAGCCTATTACTACCTGCGTTATGACTGGAATCTGTTGGATTACGATGGTGATGGTCAATTAGACTTTATTCATCGACAAAAAGATAATAGTTGGGCTGTGAGGCTGTTTGACGGCACTAAATTTTCTTCGACGGCAACAGTGATCATTCCTTCCGGAGCGGGTACTCAAAGTGTTTTATCTGATATTACCGGTGACGGCTTAGGTGATCTTATTATCAGAGATACCGATAAAAAAGGTATCAGTTTCTATTATGCTCAAAGAGGGCAAAACGGGGTGGTTTCCTATCCAGTCAGCCCTAGTAAGTCTATTGCTGTACCCGATGATTCAACAAGCGAAGTTTGTGAATCTTCTATAGAGATTGGTGATTTACACTCTATGGAGGTTATTGATTCCGATGGGGATGGTCGCACAGAGTTTTTAGTGCCCTTTACTCGTAAATGCAATAAAACCTATAGAGACTGGAGAAAAATTACTCTTTCTACGAGTATATTTTCAGGCTTCACCCAGGAGGAGGCTAATACCCATAATTATATCTGGCTTCCTGCAGACCTTAATCATGATGGCCTGACGGATATGATCCTGAAGGATGAAAATGATGATTGGTCTTATACCTTGTCGGATGAAGGTGATTTAGATAACTACATTGCTTTGTCGGAAGTGACAGGGAAAAAGGTTCAGCTGGTTGATTTCAATCATGATGGGTTTCTAGATATCGTTTGGCCTGGAGACCAGTTAAAAGTTAAGTTGTGGAATGGCAACGGCTTTGATGGCGTTATTGAAACAAGTATATCGGCTGGCTCTGGTGATAGTATTCACGCAACTTACGCCGATATAAATGGAGATGGATTCCAGGAGTACGCGCGAATTTATGATGGTGAAAGCAATCACTACGTGAACTTTTATGCGCCAAATGCTTCATATTCTGCTAACAATGTTATTAAAGCAGTAAATGGTGGCTTGGGCGAAGAATCCACTTTCACATATAAGCCGTTAACGGATACGAGTGTTTATGTAAAAGGGCAGGGAGCTGCGCTGCTCGATTACGAGTCTCCCGTATTTGATATTGGTGGAACCAGCTACATAGTCTCCCAGCTTGAGTTTTCCATGCCCACGGCTTCCAGCGCCAATAATACTGAGCAGCTTACCTATAACTATGAAGGCCTGCGCTTCCAGGGCGGTGGTCGCGGTAGTTTGGGTTTTGAGAAAATAACTACGACAGATAGCCGTACTGGGTATACCACAACAACTTTCGCTCAAGAATTCCCTTATATCGGGATGCCTTTGAGTGTTAAGAGGTACACGCCTCAAGGTAAGCTGCTCTATAGCCAAGCCAATACGCTCGCCAAGCGTGGAAGCTCTACAGCGCCCTATTGGCCGTATACCCAAGAATCTACAGAAGTTTTCTACTTGCTCAAGAGTGATGGCGCTGCCGCAGGTAGTAAGTACAAAACCGTGGTTACTGAAAACACTTATGATGATTATGGCAATCTCGAAGAGTCCACGGTAAGTACCAAAAATGCTGCAGGTGGTGTAGTACAAAAAGTTGTTCAAGAGAACGGGTTCGATGGGGAGACCTGGTACCGAGAAAAAGGACGGGTTACCAGTACTAAAATTACCACTACTCGCGGCAGTGATGTAGAGACTCGGGAAGTATCTTTTGAGTATTACCCGGAGGGCGGAAGTCAGTATGGCTTACTAAAAGCAGAGCATATTGAGCCCGAATACAGTGGTGAGGACGCCGCTGAAATTAAGCTGTCGACGACCTACACCTACGACGATTATGCAAATCGGTTAAGCACAACTAAAAAAGCAACTGAGCAAGCTTCAGAGCCGAGTCGTACAAGCTATTCAGAATATGATGCGGATAAGCGCTACGTCGATAAGGTAAGGGATTCTGATAATCGCTTGCTCTCTGAAGTGGTGAGTCGCGATGATATGGGGCTGCCCACCAAGACCCGAACTTACCTGGATGCCTCGGCTTCTAGCTATGTAACCACGACTTACGAATATGATGCCTTTGGCCGTGAAACTTACAGGGCGACTGACGGTGCACCCTCGGTAACTACCGAATATGGAATCTGTAGTGGTTCGGAGTGTAGTCACAGCGATGCTGCCACCTATGTGGTGGCCACCAGTGAAACAGGGGCTTATTCCACGACCTATTTCGATATGCTCGGCCGCCAGTTGCGCCAGGAATCCACGGGCCTCACCCAAAGCCAGATTATTGTTACCGATACGGAATACGATGAACTGGGCCGGGTTGAGCGACAAAGTGAACCTTATACCAAGGGCACCGTTGCCGAATACTGGACAACCAATTACTACGATCTGAACTCCAGAATCACCTCTGTAGAGCTGCCAGATAGCAATACAGTGAGTAATTCCGAGCTGACGCTGGAAAATAATCTGGTGGTGGCTACCAGCACCAACCCAGGTAGCCAAAATCGCACGGAAAAAACCAATGTCTTGGGTGAAGCGGTTTATATCCAGGATCATTACCAGGGCACGGTGGAATATCAGTATGACCCGGTAGGTAATGTGACTGAGGTTATCAGTCATGGCCGCTCCAGTGAAAACCTGGGTATTACCATTACCGCCAATTACGATGCCCGTGGACGCAAAGTGGCCATGTCCGACCCGGATAAGGGCGACTGGACTTACACCTACAATGCGTTTGGTGACCTGGTTGAGCAGGAAGATGGCAAGCAGCAGCGCACGGTCACTGAGTACGATCACTACGGCCGCCCACTGAGTCGCACCGACTACACGGCTGCCGGCAGTGAAGAGGGTCATACCCGCTGGTACTATGACGATAAAGATGCTGCTGGTGTTTCGGTTGCCAACGCGCTCGGCAAAGTGACCGCTGTCGTGATGTCTGCAAGCGCCAATGATGAGCAGTGCTACACCGGCACAGCCCACTATTGCGCGATCTATTCATACAACTCCCTGGGGCAGCAGACCGCGGTAGCAACAGGCCTCGGCACTGTGGGGAATGAAGAGTTTTTTGCCTCAAGTGTGGGGTACGACAGCTTCGGCCGTCCCCAGTATCAGTACGATGTTTTGGATGGCGAAGTGTCCAATGGTGCAAACGGTATCACTAGCGGTATCCAGGAGCACTACACCAATACCGGCGCTTTGGAATATGTCACCGACCTGAATACCGGACGTGAAGTATACCGGGTGCTCAGCTCCAATAGCCGTGGCCAGGTAACGGACTTTGATATCAATAGCGGCGGTGTTCGTATTAGTAATGGCTACGATAGCGCCACCGGACGCCTGTTGTCGCAAAAGGCCGATAACTCCGCATCTGCGACTACCGTTCAGCAAATGGCTTACGGCTGGGATGCCGTAGGTAATCTGGTAAGCCGCAACAACCAGCGCACCGGCAAGAAGGAATCCTTCTGCTACGACAACCTCAACCGCCTGTTGCAGGTTAATGCCAATACCACCAGCACCAGTAGCTGTAATTCCGACGCTACTGACACCCAGTATCAATACGACAGTATCGGCAATATCCTCAGCAAAGATGGTGCAGCCTATCTGTATGAAAGTGCCAAGCCTCACGCCGTTACCAAGGCAGCCGGGGTGGATTACGCCTACAACGATAGCAATGGCAACCTGACTTCCGATAGCACCGGCAGGGCGTTCACTTACACCACTTTCGACAAGCCGTCCCTGATTACCAATACCCAGAGTGGTGACAGCACCACCTTTACCTATGGTCCGGATCGCGCCCGCTATCAGCGTGTCGACACCCGCTCCGATGGTGAGGTGGTTACCACCCTCTATCTGGGTGGCGTAGAGCGGATTCATTATCAATCTGAAGGAAGCTACCACTGGAAGCGCTATCTGCCTGGCGGTGCCGTATTTACCTACGAAACCAACGGCGCCTATGAGCAGCAATCCCTAACGGAACGCTACCTGCTCACAGATCATATTGGCTCCACCGATGTGGTACTGGATGAAAATGGCAATGTACTCGAAAGCCAGAGTATGGCCTTTGATCCCTGGGGTAAGCGCCGCGATAGTGATTGGGACTCCCTGGAGATCAGTGACCTGATCGGTAGCAACTACCAGCTGATGGATAGCCTGAATGAGGTCACCACTCACGGCTTTACCGGCCACGAGATGGTGGACGCCCTCGGCATTATTCATATGAATGGCCGTATCTACGATCCCAACCTGGGCCGCTTCCTGCAAGCGGACCCGATGATTGATGGAGTTGAGGATACCCAGGGCTATAACCGCTATAGCTATGTAAAAGGCAACCCGCTGACCTTGACTGACCCTACTGGTTACTATAGCTGGGGAGACTTTAAAAAGGATACTAAAGAGGTCTGGGATAGTATTGCTCGTAGGGGTGTTCAGGTGGGTACCGATTCGAATGGCAATTATAGTTTTAGCATCGGCCAGAATCCGGACCATGCGGGTTTCTGGGCTCCACAAGGCGCAGGTGGTGCCCAGGCACCAGAGGGGGCTTCTTCTGCGACCTTTGCCAGGGATAACAACGATAGTGTCGAATTTTATGAGTATTCGGGACAGGGTGGTTATCAGAATGGTGGTGGGTTTGATGGGCAGGTTAGTTTGTTGGTGACGGGCCACCTCATTACACAAAGTTCTGAAAGGATATCTAGTAAAGGCTTACCACCATGGGCATCAAAGGTTAGTAATGTAGTTGACTTGAATTTAGTAACTACTGCAGATGACAAAATGGGTGGCTTACCACAAGATAAACGGGAGTTTGTAAGGCTACTTGAGCAAGAGATTATCAATGTTTACTTACATATTGCTGATCGAAGAGTTGAAGCTTTAGTATCTGGTGATACTCAGCTAGCTGATGATTTTTCTAAAGCAATGTATGGCATGCGTATCGCGAGCTGGAAATACGTTAATCAGAGAGGTGATGGTGGAAAAGAAGCTGAAGCTGATACTGTTATGCAGCGAGTGCGAATTGGTGAAGAGGTGTATCTGAGAGCTGGTGAAGTGAGCATAACGTTTTACAGTGGAAGCTATGACGCTTATGTAGATGGTTCAGAAGCAGTGCGTTCAGCAGGGTATTTTGTTGATCTAAAGCCAGGTTTGCATGCAGTGAGGGGTCTTATTACCCATGAAGTTGGACATACAGTACCTCGGAATATGATAACTGAACGAAAAAAACTTTCTGAGAAATCTAGAGAGCGGGCTGCGGATGCTTTTCTGCAGAAGGTATATCCTGGTGTGTATTAA